agttttgaaagaaaaaaatgtactTTTGAAGAATCGAACCATGgaatacataaatatttgtgGGGTTTAATTTAATAGATTGTCCCTGTTCATATACTGATGTATAGATCTTACAAACATATTGATTACTGATAAGCCTTTCGATTTGATTTTCCAGTGCATGACGAATCTAGACTGGAAAAATACGATTCTAGCTACTTTTTTTCCAATTCTTCAAAGAAACCACAAAATGAAGGGATGGGTTCGGTTCCATCCATTGAAATCCTTCCGGATGAGTGTCTAATCGAGATCTTCACTCGCCTTTCGATTGGACAATCAACTAGTGCATCTGCATGTGTTTCCAAGCGTTGGCTTAAGCTCTTAATCACCATCCGAAGTGCTGAATATCACATACAAGAAGATGAGAATGTTGAATTCGGAGATGATGAACATCTCAGCAGATCTTTAGAGGGGAAGAATGCGACAGACATTAGACTTTTCGCTATTGCAATAGGAGTCGCGAGTCTAGGAGGGCTTGGCAAGCTAATGATAAGAGGAACTCCCGATTTGGTTAATGGAGTTTCAGATGCGGGTCTTTCTGCAATATCTCACTATTGTCATTCTCTGAGAGTTCTTTCTTTATGGAACACCCCTCTGGTGGGTGATCAAGGGTTGTTGGCGATTGCAAATGAATGTCCACTACTAGAGAATATTGACCTTTCTCACTGCACAAGGATTTCCAATTATGGCTTGGCTTCAATTGCAGAGTATTGCCCTAACTTGATCTATCTTACGATCGAGTCATGTCCTAGGATAAACGATCTAGGAATCATCAGTCTGGTTCAGTCGGCTTCAAGGCTAAGGAAGTTGAAGATTCATTCGTTAAGAATATCAGGCATATCCCTTGCTGCTATTGGCTTCTATGGGAAGTCGTTAGACACATTAATCCTCGGCAGGCTTCCTTACGTGAGCCCGAAAGGGTTTTGGTTGATGGGGAAGGCACCAGGCTTAAAGAAACTGGAATCTTTAACGGTCAGTTCTTGTAGTGGGTTAACCAATATCTGTCTAGAAACTATAGTGGAAGGTTGTTCTAGTTTGAAGCAAATAAGTCTTAAGAAGTGTTGGTTTGTCTCGGATCATGGTCTGGTGACTGTCGTGTTCACATCTGGATCTCTCAAAAGTGTGTTATTAGAAGAATGTCACGGAGTTACCCAATATGGGATACTTTGTGTTATAATGAAATTGAAATCTCTGGTGATCGACAAGTGTATGGGAATCAAAGTACTACCTCTTCACATGAACATTTTCTCTtcgaagattcgatcgttgtcTATCATAAACTGTCCCGGTTTTGGTAACGTCGGGTTGACATGTCATCGGTTAAAGAACATTGATTTCAGTGGCTCGATTGGAATAACCAACTCTGATCTTATGGCTATTATAAAACGATGTACATCTGGACTAGTCAATGTGAATCTAAGCGGTTGTTTGAACTTGACGGATGCAGTGGTTTCAGCTATGGCTTATCACCATGGTGGCACTCTCGAACAATTGTGTTTGGAAGATTGTCACGGTGTTAGTGATTTAAGCGCGATGGCGATTGCTGACATGTGTAAGACGCTGAATGAGCTGGATTTATCTGGGTGTAAGATTTCTGATTTTGGTATTGCTGTTTTGGCATGCAGAGGGGAGTTTGATTTGCAGATCCTTTCGTTGGCTGGATGTTGCGATATTTCTGATGAATGTATGCCTTTTTTGGCGATGTTGGGGAAGAATCTGGTGGGATTGAATCTCAAGAACTGTTGTTCAATTACTAGTGGGTTTATAGACCAACTAGTTGACATCTTGGGGAGTTGTGATGTTCTTTCATGAAAAACACGACAGCAGCCATCCGAGGTAAGAATAGACCGGGATTTACAATGAAAAATCATATGTTTATGTATGTTCCAAACACTTACTAAGTCATTTGTCTTTTCCAGAGTTTTAGTCTCAAGTGCTCTCTTAAATAAAACAAGTTCTGTATTATTTTCGTGTATGTTTTTTAAACGACTTGGCTTCAATTCATTATAATGAACATCACAAACAAGACATACAAACAACAACACTAGTATGACTTCATCGTAATTCATGCTCCAATTTCGACATAAAGACCAATTTTGCTCATTCTTGGGGATTCGCCTCCAAGTACGAGCAATTTCAACATAAAGACCAATTTTGCTCATTCTTGGGGATTCGCCTCCAAGTACGAGTGACTTACTTGAGTGAGTTGTAATCAAACGTAAATACTGAGTGACTTTTAATCCGTAAATACATCCTCAACATCACAAAAATTTATTACCTCTTGCTTTAATAATAGCAACCTCCATTGCTTTCGAAAACCTTTTTCATAACTCAAGAGTAAACCAACAGCCGAGCCGAATAAGTGATTCATCGTCTCCTCATTTCCTTCACAAAGTTGGAAATTAGAATCTGGTATGTCCATAAACATTTTGACATTTCCTTCACAAAGTAGGCAATTAGAATCTGATATGTCCATAAACATTTTGATGCGATTCCTAGTTGAGTCTTTTTCTAAACAATAACCACGTGATGAATTGGTTTCTCAGGATAATCTTAGAAGACCAAATAACATAAAACCAGTCCACATTGTCTCCCCTACCACGAATCGACTCCCAAACTAGCTTTGTATTAGATTTCCCAAAACACGGGCATCAATCGTATCATTAAGATGTAAAGTGTGAATGAAGTTAAAAACTCTTATACCTTTCGGAATTCGCCTTAGAAGACTATCCCATTCCCCGTCTTTAACATCCCGAATAGTGGCTTTATGGAAATCTTTTCTTATTCAGACTCTTTCAAAATTTTCCTTTAGAATGATAGGCCGGTTTTCAAATCAGGGGTCATACCAAAACTGTGTTCTACAACCATCTCCAATTCGAATATTGAAAACTGATTCGAATATTGAAAACTGAAAGGGCACTATCTTTGAGCTCGAGGATCTTTCTAAGTGACCATGCCATGTATATCTTCATTTTGCACGTTCATACTCTTAACTCATTTTTCATAAACCTCGAATGTACTCATTTCACCCTAATGAATTTTATTTCCTCTCAATAGCCCAGAAATGCCTATATATTAGCGCTTTATTCCACTTCATACAATTCCTCAAGCCAATTCTCCCTTCTTTCGGTTTACACACATTAGTCCATTTTACCTTTTCCCCAAAATGTCATTGATTTCCTTAAATGAAGTCCCGCATAATACGATCAAGATCCTTCATGACTTTCTTTGGAAGAATGATTTGTTGTGCCCAATATCCAATGATACTCATAGTGACTCTCGTGATCAATCATACCCGCATACGATAATCTTTTTGTTACTCATCCATGTATCGAATTCTTTACTTTCTCAATGAGGGATCTACAATGTGAAGTCTGTAGTTTCTTTGATGATAATAGAATACCCAAGTTACGAACCGATAGTGTGCATTATTTAATCCTCGTAATGTTAAAAATGATCTCGCTTCCTTCTTTACACCTCCATAGAATGTCAAACTCTTTTCCTTATTGCTATTAAGATCTGTAACACTagagaatattattaatacttCATTAATGGTTTTAATGGAATCTAAATCAGCGTGAGCCACTATGAAAAGATCGTCtgcaaaaaaatattagtaatgtTTTCCTCCCTACAGAAATGATGGTGAGTAAATGGTCGATTCTTTTGGAGCATTTAAAAATGCTTCCAAAGATCTCCATCAATACAAACAGGTAAGAAGAGAGAGGGTCTCATTGTCTTAACACATTTTCACCTTTGAGAAACCCaccattaattttatttacgcTGACAATAAAATGAGGAGTTGAGATATATTGCCAAATCCAGCCAAGTGAGAAACCTGAAACACTCAAAATATCATGAATAATAGTCCACTTAATTGAATCAAATGCTATGCTTTCTGAATGTCTATCTTAAATGCCCCGATGGGAGATGGATTTCTTACCCTAATTAACTAAAAGTCTCT
This is a stretch of genomic DNA from Impatiens glandulifera chromosome 4, dImpGla2.1, whole genome shotgun sequence. It encodes these proteins:
- the LOC124935467 gene encoding EIN3-binding F-box protein 2-like, whose product is MGSVPSIEILPDECLIEIFTRLSIGQSTSASACVSKRWLKLLITIRSAEYHIQEDENVEFGDDEHLSRSLEGKNATDIRLFAIAIGVASLGGLGKLMIRGTPDLVNGVSDAGLSAISHYCHSLRVLSLWNTPLVGDQGLLAIANECPLLENIDLSHCTRISNYGLASIAEYCPNLIYLTIESCPRINDLGIISLVQSASRLRKLKIHSLRISGISLAAIGFYGKSLDTLILGRLPYVSPKGFWLMGKAPGLKKLESLTVSSCSGLTNICLETIVEGCSSLKQISLKKCWFVSDHGLVTVVFTSGSLKSVLLEECHGVTQYGILCVIMKLKSLVIDKCMGIKVLPLHMNIFSSKIRSLSIINCPGFGNVGLTCHRLKNIDFSGSIGITNSDLMAIIKRCTSGLVNVNLSGCLNLTDAVVSAMAYHHGGTLEQLCLEDCHGVSDLSAMAIADMCKTLNELDLSGCKISDFGIAVLACRGEFDLQILSLAGCCDISDECMPFLAMLGKNLVGLNLKNCCSITSGFIDQLVDILGSCDVLS